The Episyrphus balteatus chromosome 4, idEpiBalt1.1, whole genome shotgun sequence genome includes a window with the following:
- the LOC129918737 gene encoding juvenile hormone esterase-like, whose amino-acid sequence MKLSLVCLCVTFSLSIALAKDEPIVETSLGKLKGSVLKTSKNHEFMAFRGIRYAQAPIGDKRFKAPVSVTTWGNSILDATKDGYVCPQPRYPRESMSEDCLVLNVYTRDLSASKTVMVYIHGGSNFLGTSHSELESGPGLLMNQDIVLVTMNYRLGALGFLSTKNEDARGNYGYLDQVMALQWVQDHISNFGGNQKSVTIFGMSAGGMAVTLHMASPLSKGLFHKAIAMSGSATNHFTVDNLHWTRKLAKLVSCPLYNSKNVVDCLRNVSWEKIIDACKTYEPYGFIDLKWNYEVDGHFLLDTPTNVFAKGEFNKVPVMTGITKDELAFFNIYQHASNIGFLNDISLNFEKYAPEVLTFELDKNAVEKSKKIQKFYLKDKLIQDQPFGNFGEIFSDAIIGHGVYRLVHLARKYVDVYYYRFDYSGKFSIFPDENGKPRGVLHADDLQYIFKWDERDLDDSDVFMAERYGKWWASFSETGVPSDVNGVKWLPSTKENVYCLYNDKEIQLGEEPFLERYRLWDELFPVETSENSVKNDEL is encoded by the exons ATGAAGCTATCATTAGTTTGTCTCTGCGTGACATTTTCCTTGAGCATTGCTCTCGCCAAAGATGAACCTATTGTCGAAACAAGTTTAGGTAAACTCAAAGGTTCTGTgttaaaaacaagcaaaaatcaTGAATTCATGGCATTTCGTGGTATAAGATATGCCCAAGCACCTATCGGAGATAAACGTTTCAAAGCACCCGTAAGTGTTACGACATGGGGAAATTCTATTCTTGACGCCACTAAAGATGGCTACGTTTGCCCTCAACCAAGATATCCAAGAGAATCTATGTCTGAAGATTGTTTAGTACTAAATGTTTATACACGCGATCTAAGTGCAAGCAAAACAGTGATGGTTTACATTCATGGTGGTTCGAATTTCCTGGGAACAAGTCATAGTGAATTGGAATCTGGTCCAGGGTTGTTAATGAATCAAGATATTGTATTGGTCACTATGAATTATAGACTTGGAGCATTGGGTTTTTTGAGTACTAAAAATGAAGATGCTCGTGGAAATTATGGTTATCTTGATCAGGTTATGGCTTTGCAATGGGTACAAGATCATATTTCGAATTTTGGCGGCAATCAGAAATCAGTGACAATATTCGGTATGAGTGCTGGTGGAATGGCAGTGACACTTCATATGGCTTCGCCACTATCCAAAGGACTGTTCCATAAAGCAATAGCTATGAGTGGTTCAGCTACAAATCACTTTACTGTGGATAATCTGCATTGGACTAGAAAACTAGCTAAGTTAGTTAGCTGCCCCTTATACAATTCTAAAAATGTAGTAGATTGTTTGAGAAATGTTTCATGGGAAAAAATAATTGATGCTTGTAAAACTTATGAACCTTATGGATTTATTGATTTAAAGTGGAATTATGAAGTCGATGGACATTTTCTACTTGACACTCCAACAAATGTCTTTGCGAAGGGAGAATTCAATAAAGTTCCAGTAATGACAGGAATTACAAAAGATGAACTtgcctttttcaatatttatc aacATGCAAGCAATATAGGCTTTTTGAATGATATCAGTTTGAACTTTGAGAAATATGCTCCCGAAGTGTTAACCTTTGAATTGGACAAAAATGCTgtggaaaaaagtaaaaaaattcaaaagttttacTTGAAGGACAAACTTATTCAAGATCAACCATTTGGCAATTTTGGAGAGATTTTCTCGGATGCTATTATTGGTCATGGAGTTTATAGATTGGTTCATTTGGCAAGAAAGTATGTTGATGTATACTATTATCGATTTGACTATTCTGGGAAGTTTAGTATTTTTCCTGATGAAAATGGTAAACCAAGAG GTGTCTTACATGCCGATGATCTCCAATATATTTTTAAGTGGGATGAAAGAGATCTTGATGATTCTGATGTGTTTATGGCTGAACGATATGGAAAATGGTGGGCTTCATTTTCTGAAACTGG gGTCCCAAGCGATGTCAATGGTGTAAAGTGGTTGCCATCAACTAAAGAAAACGTCTACTGTCTGTACAATGATAAGGAAATTCAACTCGGTGAAGAACCGTTTTTGGAGAGATATCGTCTATGGGATGAGTTGTTCCCAGTTGAAACTAGTGaaaatagtgtcaaaaatgaTGAACTTTAA